One segment of Cetobacterium sp. NK01 DNA contains the following:
- a CDS encoding glycoside hydrolase family 10 protein — protein MKKLTFLLCVFLISFSFGFSKDNKREFRGVWIATVDNINWPSKQGLTVEEQKQEYIDILDEIKSLNMNAIIMQVRPTADRFYKKVNKEPWSKYITGESGKDPGYDPLEFFVEEAHKRNLEFHAWFNPYRITLKNNEKIPENHIAKKNPNWVIEYGGKYYYDPGNPKAREFTEDVIVDVVKNYNIDGVHMDDYFYPYPVLDKNKKVVPFGDTKSYKLYGKGMKLEDWRRKNTDTFVMELSKKIKKTKPYVKFGISPFGVWRNNDKDSTGSATRAGAENYDTLYADTRTWIQNEWIDYIVPQIYWDFNLKVAQYDILVNWWINEVKNSNVHLYIGHAAYKIGSNKAWKNEDELIDQIRYNRNFDNVHGSVFFGFDKIQKNSLNIKTNLKEKVYKTQILPPTSPWIDIVAPKPVTNIKAKIIKEGVLLTWDDPANNFADYYAVYRSTDKDFDEKNSEYLLATVKRKYGLKYLDKNIEKNKTYYYKIAPVDRVHNQGDIKEKIILKK, from the coding sequence ATGAAAAAATTAACTTTTTTACTTTGTGTGTTTTTAATAAGTTTTTCTTTTGGTTTTAGTAAAGATAATAAGCGAGAGTTTAGAGGTGTTTGGATAGCGACAGTTGACAATATAAACTGGCCTTCTAAACAAGGATTGACTGTTGAAGAACAAAAGCAAGAGTATATTGATATTTTAGATGAGATAAAAAGTTTGAATATGAATGCTATAATAATGCAGGTAAGACCTACAGCAGATAGATTTTATAAAAAAGTTAATAAAGAGCCATGGTCTAAATATATAACTGGAGAAAGCGGTAAAGATCCAGGATATGATCCTTTAGAATTTTTTGTAGAGGAAGCTCACAAAAGAAATTTAGAATTTCATGCATGGTTTAATCCATATAGAATAACATTAAAAAATAATGAAAAAATTCCTGAAAATCATATAGCTAAAAAAAATCCTAACTGGGTTATTGAATATGGTGGCAAATATTATTATGATCCTGGAAATCCAAAAGCTAGGGAGTTTACAGAGGATGTTATAGTTGATGTTGTAAAAAATTATAATATAGATGGTGTTCATATGGATGATTATTTTTATCCATATCCAGTGTTAGATAAAAACAAAAAAGTTGTTCCTTTTGGAGATACTAAATCTTATAAACTATATGGAAAAGGAATGAAACTTGAGGATTGGAGAAGAAAAAATACAGATACTTTTGTGATGGAATTATCGAAAAAAATAAAGAAGACAAAGCCTTATGTGAAGTTTGGAATAAGTCCTTTTGGAGTTTGGAGAAACAACGATAAAGACTCAACTGGATCTGCAACAAGAGCAGGTGCAGAAAATTATGATACTTTATATGCAGATACAAGAACATGGATACAAAATGAATGGATAGATTATATAGTTCCACAAATATATTGGGATTTTAATTTAAAAGTTGCTCAGTACGATATTTTAGTTAATTGGTGGATAAATGAAGTTAAGAATAGTAATGTACATTTGTATATAGGTCATGCAGCTTATAAGATAGGAAGCAATAAAGCTTGGAAAAATGAAGATGAACTTATAGATCAAATAAGGTATAATAGAAATTTTGATAATGTTCATGGAAGTGTATTTTTTGGATTTGATAAGATTCAAAAAAATAGCTTGAATATTAAAACAAATTTAAAAGAAAAAGTTTATAAGACGCAAATATTACCTCCGACAAGTCCATGGATAGATATTGTAGCTCCAAAACCAGTGACTAATATAAAAGCAAAAATTATAAAAGAGGGAGTTCTTTTGACTTGGGATGATCCAGCTAATAATTTTGCTGATTATTATGCTGTATATAGAAGTACAGATAAAGATTTTGACGAAAAAAATTCTGAGTATCTTTTAGCTACTGTAAAAAGAAAATATGGACTAAAGTATTTAGATAAAAATATTGAAAAAAATAAGACTTATTATTATAAAATAGCTCCAGTAGATAGAGTTCATAATCAAGGAGATATAAAAGAAAAAATTATTTTAAAAAAATAA